A stretch of DNA from Oceanispirochaeta sp.:
CTGGAGGGCATCGAATACTGGTCGGGCAGCCGGAAGAAAATGTACCTCTATCTGGAAGAAGCCTATGTGGTAGAGAAGAATAAAAGCAGTAAAAAAAGTGCAGACCCTGTCTTTACCACTCTGCCTGATGAGCCGCGGACCATCTCGGTGTTTCAGAAGGATACCACCTTCGGCAAGGCCTGGTATGATGTCAGCTATGAAGTGAGAAACGACTCCATCCGTCTGTCCATGATCAATACAACAACCATTCGCTACAAGTTTTTTCCTGTCCTCCGGGATGAAAGGCTTCTCATCGAGCTGATTGTCATCCCCCGGGAGAAGGACCTTCTTTTTTACGGCTTGGCCGCTTTCCGCCTGGGCAACACCTTCGGCATCGAAATGAAGCTGGATGAGTCCTTTGACCACCGGATGAGTGCCCTTCAGACCTGGTTTGCCGACCAGACTTACCCTTAGGCCTTAGCGAGTAATGAAGGTAATAGATGGTTTGGTTCTACCAAGTTAGGCCTAAGGGCCTCCGTAGCACCAACCATATATTGTCTCCAAGATGATTGGTACTACCAGGGCAATAACATTGCCCTGGTGTCTATCCAGCTTAGGCCTAAGGGCCCTGGTAGAAGGTATTTTTAATAATGCAATGAACTTGTAATCTCGAGTCCGTACTTTCCTAAATCGCTGAAGGCCCTTAGGCCTAACTTGGAAAAATACGGAGGCAATGTTATTGCCTCAGTAGTACCAACCATTTATTGCCTATATAGTAATTGCTTTCGTAGTCCAAGCCTGTTAGGGAAGTCTATTTTCAGTATCTTTCAATCTATATTTTTAATAATGCAAAGAACTGGTAATCTCCAGCTCGTACTTGCCGAAGTCGCTGAACGGCAAATCGCTGCTCAGATCCACTCCCACAGACGCCCTGGCATGCAGTCCTTTCAGCTTATCCAGATAGAGGATGAAATCCGCACCCGTACCGTAGCGGAGGTCCTGGTTCCAGTCCACAGTATAACCCTCTCTCCGGCTGAGGCCAATGTCGAAAAAGGGCTGAAACTGGGCCTCTCCCACACCCTCCCACTGGATGACTGAAAAGGTGAC
This window harbors:
- a CDS encoding DUF6675 family protein, producing MILWAFLVLIAPSVLTAGSSSLKKGSHYLDRELNFVEDSPVVSLMPDFESKSRLEEELRRFEPSGVVELLYTMPLPELKNSEGSKEDMLLHILQSMSAISTLEGIEYWSGSRKKMYLYLEEAYVVEKNKSSKKSADPVFTTLPDEPRTISVFQKDTTFGKAWYDVSYEVRNDSIRLSMINTTTIRYKFFPVLRDERLLIELIVIPREKDLLFYGLAAFRLGNTFGIEMKLDESFDHRMSALQTWFADQTYP